A region of Moorena producens PAL-8-15-08-1 DNA encodes the following proteins:
- a CDS encoding Rpn family recombination-promoting nuclease/putative transposase yields MRFISPKTDFAFKKIFGSDQSKDILISFLNAMIYSGNSVIQDLEIIDPYSAGDVVDLKDTYLDVKAVLEDKTTVIIEMQLWNVEAFEKRVVYNLCKTYGNQLKSGQGYFDLNPVIALTITDFKLFPSTEKVISCFYFQEEEDHLPYQENELKLVFVELPKFTKQLEELESVIDKWIFFIKEAPNLEIIPDKFREVPQLEKALTIANQAGLSVSEVEKLRKQEMALEDARGAWSFAKREGREQGREEGRLEEKQQIAKQMKAAGLPLNDIAKYTGLTIDEINQLS; encoded by the coding sequence ATGAGATTCATCAGCCCGAAAACTGACTTTGCTTTCAAGAAAATCTTTGGCTCAGATCAGAGTAAGGATATTCTGATCTCCTTCCTAAATGCCATGATATACTCCGGTAATTCCGTCATCCAGGATTTAGAAATTATTGATCCCTATAGTGCGGGGGATGTAGTAGATTTAAAAGACACTTATCTGGATGTTAAGGCAGTATTAGAAGATAAAACGACTGTCATCATTGAGATGCAACTCTGGAATGTGGAGGCTTTCGAGAAGCGAGTGGTGTATAACTTGTGCAAAACCTATGGAAATCAACTTAAATCGGGACAGGGATATTTCGATCTCAATCCGGTCATTGCTTTAACCATCACGGATTTTAAGTTATTCCCCTCAACCGAAAAAGTCATTAGCTGTTTTTACTTTCAAGAAGAAGAAGACCACTTGCCTTATCAGGAGAACGAGCTAAAGCTAGTGTTTGTGGAACTACCCAAATTTACTAAGCAACTGGAAGAATTGGAAAGTGTGATAGATAAGTGGATCTTTTTTATCAAAGAAGCACCTAACTTAGAAATCATTCCTGACAAATTCAGGGAAGTCCCACAGCTAGAAAAAGCTTTAACAATAGCGAATCAAGCGGGGTTGAGTGTCTCAGAAGTGGAAAAACTCCGCAAACAGGAGATGGCCTTGGAGGACGCGCGAGGTGCATGGAGTTTCGCGAAAAGGGAAGGACGAGAACAAGGACGAGAAGAAGGCAGACTTGAAGAAAAACAGCAGATTGCTAAACAGATGAAGGCCGCTGGGTTACCCCTGAATGATATTGCTAAATATACGGGGTTGACTATCGATGAAATCAATCAGTTGTCCTAA
- a CDS encoding XisI protein, giving the protein METFTGVTNCSTALLQILKNYCNILNRHKNNSINNTVISKIIVSDDKTRYLVIREGWKDTQRIHSLIFDAEIRNNKIWLHHDGLDYGITEELLAAGIPKEQIVLAFHPPHIRQHTGYGIS; this is encoded by the coding sequence ATGGAAACCTTCACTGGAGTAACCAATTGTTCTACAGCTCTTCTTCAGATCCTGAAAAACTATTGTAATATCCTGAATCGTCACAAAAATAATTCTATCAATAATACTGTGATCAGTAAGATCATTGTTAGCGATGACAAAACTCGGTATCTAGTGATTAGGGAAGGTTGGAAGGATACACAACGAATTCATTCACTCATTTTTGATGCTGAGATACGTAACAATAAAATTTGGCTACACCATGATGGTCTAGATTACGGCATTACAGAAGAGCTACTGGCGGCGGGAATACCCAAAGAACAAATTGTTTTAGCTTTTCATCCTCCCCATATCCGACAACACACTGGCTATGGGATTTCCTAG
- a CDS encoding element excision factor XisH family protein: MPAKDLYHDTVKAALIKDGWSITDEPFTLEVGGRDLFVDLGAEKLLIAQRKNQKIAVEVKSFISSSPVRDFQQALGQYFLYEDLIEKLYPERELYLAVRHSIYNSFFKEELVQIVIESRHIKLLIFDENQETITLWKPSLE, from the coding sequence ATGCCTGCCAAGGATCTTTACCACGATACTGTCAAAGCCGCCTTAATAAAAGACGGTTGGAGTATTACAGACGAGCCCTTCACTTTAGAGGTTGGCGGTCGTGATCTCTTTGTAGACCTTGGTGCAGAAAAGCTACTCATTGCCCAGCGTAAAAACCAAAAAATCGCCGTAGAAGTTAAAAGCTTTATCAGTTCCTCACCTGTCAGGGATTTTCAGCAAGCATTAGGGCAGTATTTCCTATACGAAGACCTGATTGAAAAACTTTACCCAGAACGGGAACTTTATCTAGCAGTGCGTCACAGCATATACAACAGCTTTTTCAAAGAGGAACTTGTACAAATTGTTATAGAAAGTCGTCATATTAAATTACTAATCTTTGATGAAAACCAGGAGACAATTACGCTATGGAAACCTTCACTGGAGTAA